TGAGAAGTGCCTAGCCTTTTTAACAAAGGTTCCTTACCCAAGAGGCTTTGTGAGATGCCTTATTTATGAGATCTTGGAAGGTGCCTTACTTAGGAGGTGCCCAATCTCTTAGTGGAGGTGGCTTGCCTAAGAGGCATTGCAAGATGAAAGATTCTATACATCATTGTTTATAGTTTGCTATACttgtaattataatattttgaattAGTCTGGGAGattccaataaaaaaatcattgttaacattaatctaaaatatatttgatttgGACCCCATCAGCTAGTATAGGCATTGCTAACTTAATTAACGTATAAGTCATCCATTAAATATGTTATTGGACATATTAGAGAAAAGGTTACCTTTTATACAGAAAGTACCTAATTAAGTTGATGGATTTAAGGTTAGGTGGTGAAGACGAACACCTGCGTTGACGGTGGGCCCTATTCGACGTGTGGATGATGGACCCTATTCGACATCTAAGTTAGAAGAGTTAGAGACATGTGAAAATTAGGGTTGAATGTGTCAAACCAAGAGAACTGCAAGGCTTCTTAATTACCTTATATATCTTCATTACAAACTTCCAATGCTTCTGCCAATCAGCCAATGTGCACAGCTTAACGAAAATCTTTGTTTAACATTGCATTATTCCTAATTTATTCTCCGCTGAGAACTAATCTCTTCTACTTCCGGAATTTTCTTCTCACGGTCTCTATCATACTTTCTACCAGTTACCATAACATTTAATCATTTATGAATATCTCAACTTTATCTTTCATATTTTGCTGAACTCTTTTGcccttattttgtgcttaattaaaCTTATGTATATAATAAGATCATACTAACATCTAAGAGAAACATAGCTTAGCCCTCCAATTCTCACTCACCGTTTCCCCAAGCACTAATATAGCTAAGTAAAATGTTTACAACCCAAAGTCATAATACGAGTTTTACAAATACACAATATTATATTAATGACCATGAGGATGATGATTTACAAAGGctcaagaagaggaagagaaggcgTCAATGATGGTAGTGTGGAGTGGGTCACTCAAATGAGTAGCCCAATTGTTAAGTGGGCCTTTCCCAGTTACAGCAGCCTGGACAGCAAAGCCCAAAAAGGCAACCATAGCAAGGCGAGCATGTTTGATCTCAGCCAATTGAAGTGTGGCCTTCTTCTCTGGGTCTTCAGCAAGGCCCAATGGGTCAAAGAACTTACCACCTGGGTAAAGCCTCTTCTCTGGGTCAAGCTCTGCATTCCTCTGGAACTCTATGTATCCAATCACTAGAACTTCAATCCAAATCAATGTGGTCAGcgagaatggaagtggttgacCTAGGTATTGTGACCCTTCTATTAGCTCCACCTGAAAGTCAAGCAACTccgattaatttgtaattaaagaaaaaaaaaaaaaggagagagaaaaggattcaaaattgtaatttaaataattgtttaGAACACACGTGAAAAAGTTACTTCCATGTATTATGAACTAGATACCatgtttctttattattttcttccttACCTTAGATCTAGTTTTAGATGTAAGTATCTAAATTTATTGATTAGTCATCTTGTAATACCATAGGACATGATCAATTCAATTTGAATTCCAAATTtccaatatttaatttataaagtattagttcttaaaataaataaaaggctTCGCCATTGTATATGTCTTAGgttaaatttcaaattaactattctttttcattaaatattgttacaaaagataatcattaacaattttcaaataaaatataaaattaaaattaaaaaaataaacatgtaTGCTACACTAGCATAATAAAAAGTTTATATCATAAAAAGTTAAACACATTTACATGTATGAAAAACATCTCATATAATCTAAATAATGACCTAACAAGTCCATTTCACAAGGATATATGAATACAGAGTACAAATACATATTATATAACTGAGAGTACAAATACATGTATAATTATTgatttcaattatatatatatatattaccatCTGTGTCTTAAAGATATAGATTaaatatactataaaaaatatattttcactataaataatattaaaacttTTTTGATAGTATATTTAACAGGAATAACAGATtagcaaaatttatatatatattcaaaaagtaaataattaatataaacatACCTTGCCAGCATCCTgcctataaaaaatatattttcactataaataatattaaaacttTTTTGATAGTATATTTAACAGGAATAACAGATtagcaaaatttatatatatattcaaaaagtaaataattaatataaacatACCTTGCCAGCATCCTGCCATGTAATACCGGTGAGCCATTCTACTGTGAGAGCACCAAGAGTGGCCAACATAGCCCATCTTCCATGTATGAGCTCACACTCTCTGAACCTCTGTAGTCCAAAAACCTCACTGTACGGTTGAAATGGCGTTGCCTTCACGTCTGCCACTTCTGTCCTCGTCCCAATCACGTCACCTGCAACGTTCTTTGCTAAGTTCTGATCAAGTGAGTCCAAGTCAAATTGGAGGTACTCTGCTGGCTTTCCTAGGCCAAACGGATCGAACCCATAATCACCTACGAGACTACCATCTAGATATTCTGGTGCCTTTGCACCAGGGTACCAGAGCGGCCTATCTGAAGTGGGTTGTCTAGAACCTTTTTTGGCCGGGCTACTTTTCTTAGATCCAAAGCCAAATCGGGCTTGTACTCTACCTGAATTGGCATATAACTCTGGTAAACGTGTTCCAATAAAGGAAGATGCAACAGTTGTCATTGCAATTGAAGACATGGTTATATGTTTATGCAAGCTTGTTGTTATGAGAAGCGTTGGACCTGGAACTAGGGACAGAGTGTGTTCTGAAGGGAGGAATGAAGTGTATCTTCTACAGAGAGATTTTGGAGTTGTATTTGATGGAGAAAGTGATCTAGGATAATCTAGGAGTGGAAATTAGTGACGGTTAGATTTTGAAGGATATCCATCTGACGGTAGAGATAAGGTTGAAGCTTATCTGCATGCTTATCTGGTGGTAATATATGGGGGCCACAGTGAGACCTGTTTGCTGCTTAAGGATGGTGATTGTTCCTGTAGTATAACTTGTGGTTTTGGTTGGCTTAATTTTCAGATTTCCAACCAAAAAATCTTATCTCTATTTATCtactaatataatttaatatttggaaTTTAATTTTAGAACAGTATACAATacagttttaaaataaaaaaaattatataaaatcttaTTGATTTATTCTCACatgcaaaaaaatatttgatttaattatttaatatttcaaaaattatgtatattgtaattttgattaaataaaaatgaaacatttttattcaataaaattattttagggtcaagtattttttatgattgattaaaaaaaatagaaatatcatTATTTTAACTTAATCTAAGACTCCAAATAAATTAGGGTTTAGTGGGAGTACGTACTCCATATTATATacaattttaaagataaaaaatgagTGAGCGGAAGAGAGATCTTGCGGGAAAAAATGAGGATCATATTTTGGGgagaaagtatagggagccaatgacCTAAGCGAACAATGAAGGTTtagaaagtattagagatatgattattagtgttacattgtctTATTAGGTTACGTTTTTGGGATGAATGGTTTCaagacatggtattagagtttcAGATCCGGAAGGTCAAGAGTTTGAACCTTTGTGAACCTAAAATTAGCTTTTTAAACCAAAGATttagcccattgtacacattgtacgttTAGGCCATTAGCTCCCTAGCACTACTCTATTTTAAAACTTTGTTAGGAAATAACATTGCAGTAGTTTTTGGGAACTAAGGAGTTCTCTTGCTATCGAGTGTAATATTTACCCAAGAAGTTAAGAATTGTTTAGCAGAACCTTATAAGAATGCTACAGTGATTAAGGTGTTAGGTAAACATTATAGTTACACTAGATTGTCTCATAAACTCTGAACGGTATGGCGGATTAAGTGAGGTTTTGATCTGTTGGATGTGGGGTTTGACTATTTTCTTGTGAAGTTTGATGTCGCTGAGGAGTAAGAAAAGGTTCTCTTAGGAAGTCCATGTATGATCGAGGGAAATTATGTGGCAGTGAAGTCTTTGGATCAAGAATTCGGATCAAGTAAAAACTGTTTTAGAACAACTTTAGTGTGGATTAGAATTTCTGGATTACCAATTTGGTGCTATAAAAAAGATGCAATGCTCCGTGCTGCGGTTGTAGTTGACATCCCCGTCAAGGTTGATTTGGCAACAAAATTAGTTGAAAGAGGACGATATGCTTGTGCTGTGATCAGATAGATTTAGGATTGTCAGTAACTACAAAGATTCTTCTTGAAGGTATTAAATATGAGGTTGAATATGAAAGTCTTCACCTTATTTGTATTTGTGGCTCATATCTCAAGTTTGGTCATGATATGAAGGTGTGAAAGACTGATAGCAACGCGGGAGGAAGAACTAATGCCAAGGTGGTCAGCAATGTAGCAAAGCAGCCAGAaagttcaaattcaaaaaattcggTGCATGTGAAAACGGCAAGTTTTCATTTTGCCAAGAATCTTAGAGGTGAGATCGTAATTGTTGCTGTCCCGAATTTGGTGGAGAGTGATTTGCATGTTGTTCATGTAGACCATACACAACATGAAGATTTGGAAGGTTGGACTCAAgtgattagaaaagaaaagtataaaatGGGTCAAAAGCCTTCTCCTAGCACCCATCAGATCCAACTAAAAGCAAAAAGACTCCTAATAAGACTACCAATACTTGGACAAGGCCTAATCATCGACGTAAAACACATGCTATTAGATCCAAAGTAAAATTAAGCAAGGGTATCAATATTAAAAACTGGTTAGTGTGGCTTCTTCGGGGACCCGTCATAATGTACATCAACAGCAGCAAGGTAAGACAACAAATAGCACTGTGCGGAAGCGTCCTCACTTAAACTCTTTGCAGAATTCACCGACAGACAAGGATGGAGCATTGGCAGTGGGTGTGGCACAAGTTTCGATGGAAAAAATTACGTTGCAATTTGAGAGTCCGTTAAAGGCGGGATCGTCGAAAACAGGGACATCATGTTGAGTATCGGATTTGTTATTGGAGCTccctttttgttgttttttatggATAGTTTCAATATCATAGCCTGAAATGTGAAGGGTGCATCTAACAAATTAGCCCGTGTATATTGCAAAATTTTGGTGAGAATATATAaatcatctttcttctttttctttaggaCTTATACTGTGTTTAATAATTTGAAGAATTTTTGGGATAAGTTAGATTTTCATTGTGTTGGTGTTGAGAAAGCAGTAGGACATAAGGATGGCATTTGATTTCCCTCTTCTATTGCTAATGCTTCTTGTGTGGTTACTGACCAAACTGACCAATGTATCACAATAAAAGTGAGTGTGAGTAACTTAATTTGAATTAGCCACTTAAGCTGACGTGATTTTATGGTAGAAAGTAAAAAGActaataaatagttatatttagAAGAAAGACTGTGATTTGAGAAACAGagattgtaaaaaaaaattgagagacaGAAGCTGAATTAAGTGATttggtataaaatatattgaataGAGTTATATctcaataatatattttgtttaagaTAAATATGAAAATTGAGGAATAAATTTAGAATTTCGAAAGTTAAatgagaatatttttaaaaaaaaatattataaaagtttCAGTAGTCTTTGTCCCAAaagatttcaattttttcttttttatgtttctactttttaaaaatattggaAGGACAAAAAATTTCGTctccaaattaaaattttaattctaatctTTAATTACTAAACACAATACTTCGTTTCAGTTTTCAATCTCAATTCTAATTCTAAAAAACAAACCCAGCCTAATAGATCATCTATAAATAATAAGAAGGTAACAAAAGCTTAtccaaattaatattaaagCTTAAGAAAATCAATACACATGTTGTTGATTCTGTAACATAGATCGAATCAACTAATTCAACTCATGATCTACTTATTAAACTAATAATCCAATCAGGAACGGATGTAAGGAACGGATGCAAAGGGGTGAGTAATAACCTCTGCCCCAAATTTTAAAGaactatatctatatataagatttgtgtttaaagaaataaaaaatattacataatttAGTAGtcttatatgtattattttttattatgtaataaTGAATTTATGTCTCAATTATTTAgcttattaatatttttcacttaactaatttaatttcataTACCCAATAATCTTTGTactttttaaattagattttgtaTACTCGTCtctatatctatttttaaaaaattttgtttgttcttttaatattaacatatttaatatttatattattatatagaaTATTAATAATGACTTACAAAATTATGTTCTAATAAACACATTGtgtactatatttttttttggctaattttttttctaaatttacattcttaaaaaaatttactttattttttcatcttaacttatttaatttcatctatcattttattttaatatttgtatcTTATATTTTATAAGGATATTATAcctttcaaataattaataatttatgatttgttttcaaatttttttaagtaattaaaaaatataaaatataattaaaaaattatctaaaatttgactcttctatattaaaatttttagatttgttCTTGAGTCCAATGTTGTATTAATCCGACGAGCTGAGTTAGGTTCATAACTATGGTCCATTCTTTATTTATCACTTTTGGTGAATCATGGTTAGTTttgagtaataaaaaaattacaggaGATCACtattaggctaatttttttggttattgacttattgtaaaatcttttttttacgaacatattataaaaatttggtgTAATGATCAATATGGGATTGGATGAATTTAGAATAAATCATGAGTGACGATTTGAGCAAGTTACAAAAGAAATACATAAAGTTGTGACtactgatttaaaaaaataacaaaatttttcattataaGAAAATGAGGGCCACAATTTGCTTGGAATATCTGACAAATAAAATTGGTAATATTGATTTCATTTTTCAGAATTTgaacattttttaatttgtaaatggTAGTAACGATTTATGCATTTTCTCTCTATATAAAGAGTTTGTGAATGTAATCTCCTGCAAATGTCCATATTTTTTCCTATtgcttctactattttattcctCTTCTTGCTTCTCTTTTCTTGGTTCTCTCTATgtggttatttatttttgttattcatCTCAgttgaatattttatttctttttattattataatatttaaattatttgttttatctattaaaaaataattttgattttcttaataaaaaataatagtaatattaatttaaaaatttatcataatgataaaattttatcaGAAATAGCTGAAGGTGTGACAAGTATTTTATATAGATAACCTATATTAGTATTCAGTGGGTTTGTCAAGTCTACAAGAGATGTTTTCAATCTACTATAAAACTCAATCACAAGTGTGTGTCCTTGGGTTGTATGTGGAGTTCGAACATTTACCTAATACTGTCGAAGAACCTGGTCTGGGTTTTGATTGGCGAAGTTATAAAAGTGAAAGCGAAGGGGAATATGAAGGCAATTACAATTTCATTGATCCCAATGCAGATAAGGAACAAGCGGACTGCACCGTTGAGTCAGATATGGAGGACGTGGCTAATGCACTAGCAAGTGAGCATCCATTCAGAGAGCCATCTTTCATACGTGTTTTGGATCTCGATGTGATGAATGAACCAGAGTTTTTAGAGTATGCGAATGCAGGTGTGTAGTTGTgacattatattttaattagtaagttaaatgttaaatttatggattaagattTGCACTGTGTAAATATGTTTTACGGTGTTATTGCAGATCCACCTATGGTCGGAGATGGTGAATTTGTCATTAAAATGCAATTTATTTCTAAAGAGACTATGATAAAGGCAGTAAAATGTGTGCAATATGGGCCAGCTGTGATTGGATTATCCGGGTAATAATGATGCGAAGAAAAAATTATTGGGAGATTAGACGATACAACGGTAGCCATACCTGTACTAGAACTACTATTTCTCAGGACCATTCAAAGTTGGACTCAAACATGATTGCAGAAGCGATTAGGCAATTGGTAGAGGCTGACCTATCTATAAAGGTGCGATCTGTGATCGCAGATGTCCAATCAAAGTTCAACTATACGATTAGCTACCGGAAGGCATGGTTGGCTAAGTAGAAGGTAGTGGAAAAAATTTTTGGTAGTTGGGAAGCCTTTTATGAAGCATTGCCCATATGGTTTGAAGTAATGGTTAAGAAAGAGCCATCAACAGCTGTCGAGTATGAAACATTATCTTGttactgatgcgtgagcatcttatacccATTTTCTGCTTATTTTCTAGTtaaatttagttagaatttagtaagtttaattatattttagtgttaaaatccTTCTTGGATGCTACGTTGAGTTGTTttggtattttaattatttcaagcGAAATTCGGATCCATTTTGCAGAGTTTTGTgcaaaaaaagaaggaagacaGTGGATGTTGTTAACCCTAACTCTTTGCACTCTAACGAGcataacttaagctacagaggtccaattgatgcgGTTCAGtggtgttggaaagctaactttcagagcttttcaatgatatataatagttcatactttttttCTGGAATCACTGCCTTGAAGGGCGCTAAACGCCGagcctggcgtttagcgcctaGGATGGCAAAACCAGTGCCTAAGCCACTGCCAATTCCgacattgaacgccagaagtgCGGGTCAACCTCACCCAAGGGAGCATCTTTAGTGGGATTTAGCTTTTaattgttatcttatcttttatttttgttatttttatttacaaacaaaatcttttagatttagaatttaatattttattttagtttcaaattaaattaggttagtataaaagggaaaagattcaCCCTTCAGTGATCTTCTCTCTTCCGCACTTTCACACTTTTCAGAACCCTTGTTTTCTTTGTAAATCATGAGTCACTAAACctccttggttaaggttaggagctttgtttatttctatggattaagactattatttttctattttaattaatgtattggttcagtttcaaggattactttcgttcttcattttattaatttgggtggaacgagagtatgactCTTATTCTAGATGTGTTCTTGTGACCCTTGGGAGAGGTCTCTCACCTGAACacagcttgaaagtaaattcctcctaaattgctaattacttGAACTAATCTGGATACGTGACATACAATCTGTTTAGCTTTGAGTAATTAAAACCCACAAAACCAAACGTTtctattcgcctgactaagCCAATCAGTTGACCATGGTTGCTCAGTTCCTTAgtcctcgtgggattgaccctcatttacctgaggtattacttggacgacttgGAGCACTTGCCGGTTCAGTTGTGGGTATTCTAAATCCCGCAACAGTTACCGTGAGGATGGGTTGGCTTAAGATGTCAGTGTTCTAAATCGAGTTTTCTGGAGCTTCTACGCATGCATTAGAGCATTCAGACATGCAAGCCGATTGTAGAAGTAGATACCACACACTTGTGTGAAAACTATAAAGGAGCATTGTTGGTTGCAGTTTCACAAGATAGCAACAACAATATTGTGCCTATTGCCTTTACCGTTGTCGAGGGTGAGACGTCAGATGCAtggttcttttttctttgccatttgCGAACACATGTAGTAACAAGGGATGGAGTGGGCCTTATCCCTGATCGATACAACTCTATTAGCTTAGTCGTTGCTCGTTGTAACGGAGCATGGGAGCCTCCAAAGACGATACACATATTTTACATTAGGCACATAGCTTCCAACCTTTAAGGAAGTTCAGGGCACTGTTCATGAAAAAGCTCTTAGTGAATATAGGTAATCAACTGTAGTGttctatttaatattatatggaTCACATGAATCACTTTCTAGATGAGCTAATTAATGTGTGTTTATGGTAAATCTTTTTTCACATGTTATTCTAAGACAAAGAATGAATATGAAATGCGATACCAGCAGTTGCGTGCTCGGTGTGAGACTTACACTCGGTGGCTGGATCGAATTCCTCACCAGCAGTATGCCTTGGCGTATGATGGTGGACATCGATGGGATCATATGATAACAAACTTAGTCAAGTGTATCAATGGAGTGTTGAAGGGGGCACACAATCTTCCTATTACAACACTTGTAAAGGCGACTTTTTACAGATTGAATGAGCTATTCATAAAGAAGAGAGATGAAGCTGAGTCTCGCGTTAGAGCCGAACACTTATTCTCCGAGGCAGTTACTGAAAAGATTTAGGCAAATTTGATCACAAATGGAAACATTATGGTGAGTTGGTTTAATTGACAAAATGAGGTATTTGAGGTGCGAGAGATGCCCAATGGGGTTGAGTATGCAGTCGACCTACGTCGTAGACACTGTGATTGTGGTGAATTTCAAGTAGATCATTTTCAAGTCGTCATGTCTTTGCCTATTGTGAAAACTAACGTCTTGAATGGCAAGTATATGTAAACGAGATGTATCGGATGGATGAGATTCGAAAGGCATATAGAGTGAGGTTTAGGCCGTTGGGCAATCCAACAACATGGCCTGTGTATGGAGGACCAAGTATGATACCTAATCCAAATCTTAAGAGAATCACTAAAGGCCATCCCAAACAAACTCGTTTCTTGAATGAGATAGACACACGATCAATACGAGGTCCACGATGTTGTAGGCTCTGTGAAGGCGAGGGTCATAGCCGTACTAAATGCCTCCATGGTGCCAGACCGAGTTCACGTGACTAAGTAACACCATAATAGTGTATTATGTGAGACACTTAGTTTGTAATTTATAGAAACAATTggagattatttttattaatgatcGTTATTATCTAAAGTGTCTACTGTTTCTATTCAACTTAATTTGGCATAGAATgggaaaaaagaataaatatctAAGGCAACATATAATAATTATCAGTTGA
This sequence is a window from Arachis duranensis cultivar V14167 chromosome 2, aradu.V14167.gnm2.J7QH, whole genome shotgun sequence. Protein-coding genes within it:
- the LOC107475169 gene encoding chlorophyll a-b binding protein CP29.2, chloroplastic produces the protein MSSIAMTTVASSFIGTRLPELYANSGRVQARFGFGSKKSSPAKKGSRQPTSDRPLWYPGAKAPEYLDGSLVGDYGFDPFGLGKPAEYLQFDLDSLDQNLAKNVAGDVIGTRTEVADVKATPFQPYSEVFGLQRFRECELIHGRWAMLATLGALTVEWLTGITWQDAGKVELIEGSQYLGQPLPFSLTTLIWIEVLVIGYIEFQRNAELDPEKRLYPGGKFFDPLGLAEDPEKKATLQLAEIKHARLAMVAFLGFAVQAAVTGKGPLNNWATHLSDPLHTTIIDAFSSSS